A window of Maioricimonas rarisocia genomic DNA:
TGCTGTGTTTCCGGACCGACTGGCTGAAGCAGCAGGGGGATGCCGGCCTCTCGCCGTGGGAATTGCTCGTCACAGCCGCCGGGTCGAATGAGCTCGTTGCGACGGTGAACGAAGATCTGAGAGCGGAAGCGGCACCCTGGACGGCTGAACTGCCGGATCTGGGACCGCGGCAGGTGATTCGGACTCCGCCAAAGGTCGCCGAGGCACTGAGGTCCGCCTCCGGGCCGGGATCCGATCCGGATTCACGAGCGGTCCGGGCGGGGTTGTTGCTGCTGCACGACCGGCTCGACGAGAGCCATCGCGTCTCGCAGGCGATCGAAGGGGAGGGGCGGAATGCTTCGGGCGACTACTGGCACGGCATCATGCATCGCCGCGAACCGGACTACGGAAACTCGAAGTACTGGTTCCGCCGGGTAGGATCGCATCCGGTCTTCGACGACCTGGCCATCGCCGCAGAACAGGTCCTCGCCCAGAGTTCCGCTTCGGAGGCACTTGACTGGAGCGGGCGGCTGGGGTGCCCGGATCGATGGGACCCGTTCGCGTTCGTTGACCTGTGCCAGGAGGTCAGTGGTGATCCGGAATCGCGTCTGGCTGCTGCGGCCCGCGAGATCCAGTGGAACGAGATGCTGCTGCTGCTGGTGCAGAGCTGGCGGGACGCGTCGTAGCAGGCGCCGTCGGAGGGTGCCGCGACTTTTTCGAGGGTGCCACGGCTCTGCGAGCCGTGCGCTGCACACTGGTGGGGATCAGCATGTTCACCCGCCTGCGGCGTGAGGGCATGGCACCCATCGTTTGAGGCAGGTGGGGCGGACATTCCTGTCTGCCCGGAAGCGGCCCACCGGTCGCAGCCGGTGGGCTTTGTTCAGACCGCGCGCTGCAAGCCTTCTCGACCACGCCAGTCCGTGGCTTCGCTCGCCTTGCTCGCTTCAGGCACGGCCACCCGGGGTCGCCGTCGGCGCGCAGAAAAACGCCGCTCGAAGGCGGCGTTCGTATTCAGTCGGGGAGCGACGCCTTTCGGCGCGAGGCTCAGAGCTCGACGAAGGGGCTGACGCGCCGCGCCTTCTCGAGGATCTGAGTCTTTTCTGCTTCGCCCTTGGCGGCAGCGTACTTGGCCCGAAGCTGCTTCAGCTTGGCTCTGCGAGTGCGACGCCGTGCCAGTTCCCGAGAGCGTTCAATCCGTCCCATCGAAGAAATCTCGTATCAGTTGCGGTCAGGAACATCTACCCGCCGGTCAGCAGCATGCCAGCCGGGGGCTGAATTTCGAATTTCGAAGCATAGTCGCTCGATTCCGGACCGTCAATCGCGTGGCCGCTCCCGGAGCCGCGCAAAGGGCCGCGAATCATCTGAGCGGGTTTCCCCCGCCGGTCCGGGCTGAGACAATGGCAGGAAGTGCCCGTTCTCATCTGCTCTGGAGCGAATTCTGTCCCGATGGCCCGCGACCTGCTCATCGATGGCTACAACCTGATGCACGCCGTCGGTCTGGCCCGTCGTCGGTACGGTCCGGGAGATCTCGAGCGCTGCCGGGATCGTCTGCTCAAGTGGCTCGCACGTAACCTTAGCGAGCGGGAACGGTTACGGGCGACGATCGTGTTTGACGCCAAAGAGGTCCACGCAGGACAGTCTCTGGCAGGGCACTTTCGGGGCATGACCGTCTGGTTTGCCGCGAAGGAGGCCGAGGCGGACGACCTGATCGAGGAGCTCATCGAGACGCATTCGTCGCCCAGGCAACTGCTTGTGGTTTCGGGGGACCGCAGACTGCAGCGGGCGGCACGGCGGAGGCGGGCGAAAGCAGTCGACAGCGAACGGTTCCACGCGGAGCTGACGATTCGGGCCGAAGTGGAGGAAGAGGTCTCCCGCCGACCCGATCCCAAGCGGGACGCCGCGATCTCCGAGAGCGAAATGGCCGCCTGGCTGGCTGCGTTCGGTGATGTCCGTCCGGATGAAATCCGCAAAGAGGTCGAGCGGGAACGTTCGCGGGCCAGGCCGGCAGCCGTCCCGAAACCATCCGCTCCGGCACCGCCTCCAGGGAATTCGCAGCCGTCGGCCTCACCTCGTCCGCTGTCGCGGCGACCACTCAAGGTGCGACCGGCACCGTCGCAGCACAATGGCAGCGACGACGCCAGTCGTGAGAAAACGGCTTCAGAACCTCTCGCCGGTGATGAGGTCGATTTCTGGGAACAGCGGATTGCCGACCTGTTTGACGAGGAGGGACCGGCTACCTGACGTAGTCGTTCACCGAGGTCCGCTCAAAATCGGTCGTGATTTCGCGGGGCGCGGTGTGAGCTCCGTCCATGAAGGCGGTGATCTGTCGGACGATCGCCGGGTTGCGGTCGGCGACGTTCCAACGTTCGCCGATGTCGGTGCTCAGGTCGTACAGCTCGACCGGACCGTTCGGGTTCGCCTGGACTGCTTTCCAGTCGCCCATGCGGGCGGCCCGGCCGATGCCGTTGCGGCGGGCGTACTCCCAGTAGATTCCCACGTGCTCCCGCTGGATGCCCGAGCCGGTGAGCGTGGGGGCGATCGAAATGCCGTCGGTCTCGGCGGGCGGGTCGATTCCGGCCAGATCACAGAACGTCGGGAGCATGTCCCAGAAGCCGCAGACGTGGTCGCTGGTGGTGCCGGCGGGAATCTTCCCGGGCCAGCGGGCAACGAACGGCACGCGCAGCCCCCCTTCGTAGAACGTCCCCTTGTAGCCACGCAGGGGACCGTTGGCCTCGAAAAAATCGGTCATCTTCGTCCAGCCTTTGTCCTTGCCGCCGCTCTGGGCTCCGTTGTCGGACGTGAAGATGACGATGGTGTTGTCGTCGATGCCGAGTTCGACCAGCAGGTCGAGGACTTCGCCCACCTGGGCGTCGAGTCGCGAGATCATGCCGGCAAGCGTCGTCAGGCCGTCCTCGGAGCCGATATAGCCGGACCGCGGATCCTGGATGGAGATCTTCGGGAACTTGCCGCGATACGGCTCCTCGGATTCCTCGGGGACAACCAGTTCGACGTGCGGGATGATGTACGGCATGTAGGCGAAAAAGGGGCCATCGTGGTTTTCGCGGATGAACTCGATGGCCTGCTCGTGGATGACGTCCTGCACGTACTGCTCCCGCTTGCCTCCTTCGTTGCCGGGCAGCATGTGCTTGCCGTCATTGTGGTTGAGCCAGTACGGGTAGTAGAAGTGGGCGTGGACCTGCAGGTACTGGCCGAAGAACTCATCGAAGCCCTGCAGGTTGGGTTGGCCGGGGGTGCCCTCAAAGCCGAGCCCCCATTTGCCGAAACCGCCGGTCGCGTACCCGCGCTCCTGCAGCAGTTTCGCGACGGTCGTGTCCTGCGGCCGGAGGAACTGCTGGATATCGTTGGCCCGCACCGGCGTGTGGCCGGTGTGCAGGCCGGTCATCAGCACGCTGCGGGAGGGCTGGCAGACATGCGAGCCGGCGTAGCACTGGGTGAACCGCATCCCCTCGGCCGCCATTCGGTCGATGTGGGGCGTGTTGATCTTTGTCTGTCCGTAGCAGCCCAGTGCGCCGTAGCCGAGGTCGTCCGCCATGATGTAGACGATATTCGGCGGTGAGTCGTCGCGGTCCTGCGCGAGAGCTGGCGGGGAGAACAGCAGCCCGAGACAGCAGGCGGCCAGCAGCAACTTGAGAGAGAGGTCGTTCGTCGGCATCGCGTCGCTCCTCTTGGCGGGAAATCGTGCTGACCGGCAGCATACCCCATCGCTATCCTGCCGACAGCGCAGCGGCGATCTGGCGGGTTGAACCGGTTGCAGCGGGCCGCGCTGCAGCAGGGCAAACGAAACGGATGCGGCCGGCGTGATTCGCGTTCTGCCACTCCCTACAATGCACGCATGGCAGGAAACTCATTCGGACAGGCATTTCGGATCACCACCGCCGGCGAGAGCCACGGCCCGGGCAACGTTGTCATCATCGACGGCGTGCCGGCCGGGTTGCCGCTGACGGTCGAAGATCTCCGCGTGGACCTCGAGCGTCGTCGGCCGGGACAGAGTAAGATCGTCACCCAGCGCAAGGAAGCGGACGAGCCGGAGATCCTTTCGGGCGTTTTCGAAGGTCGAACGACGGGCACGAGTCTGGCGATTCTGATCCGCAACACCGATCAGCGCAGCCGCGACTACTCCGACATCAAGGACCTGTACCGGCCGGGGCATGCGGATTACTCGTTCGACGCCAAGTACGGCTTCAGGGACTACCGTGGCGGTGGGCGTTCCAGCGCCCGCGAGACTTCGGTGCGCGTGGCCGCCGGCGTGGTCGCCAAGAAGCTGATCGAGCAGGAGTTCGGCGGGAGGGTCGTCGCGTACGTCTGCCAGGTGGGAGACGTGAAAGCGAACGTCGAGTCTCCCCAGGCGGTCACGCTCGAGCAGGTCGAGAAGCGGCCGGACGGGGAGCCGAATATCGTGCGGTGCCCCGATCTCGAGGCCGCCGACCGAATGATCGAACTGATCGACGAGTGCCGCAAGGCGGGCGACTCGATCGGCGGTGCTGCCGAGATCGTGGCGACGGGGATTCCCGCCGGGCTGGGTGAGCCGGTCTTCGACAAGATCAAGGCGGACCTGGCGAAGGCGCTGTTCAGCCTGCCGGCCGTGCTGGGGGTCGAGTACGGGATCGGCTTCGGCTGCGTGCGGATGCGGGGCAGCGAGCACAACGACGTCTTTACGGCCGATGCGGAGCAGGGTGAGATCCGGACCGAGACGAACCGTCACGGCGGCATGCTGGGCGGGATCACCACCGGGATGCCTATCGTTCTGCGGGCTGCGGTGAAGCCGACGAGCAGTCTGCCGCAAGAGCAAAAGACCGTCCGGCAGAGCGGCGAGGAAGCAACGATCCGCACGAAGGGGCGGCACGATCCGTGCGTGCTGCCGAGGTTCGTGCCGATGGCCGAAGCGATGGTCGCCATTGTTCTCGCGGACCATTGGCTGCGATGGCGGGGACAGTGCGGGACGCTGACGGCAGCACGGTCGAACGAGGCCGCGGGGCAGTAGGACGCCGCCGACAGGAATGCAGGGTGCTGTCGCCGGAGGCGACGCACCGATCATGCTGTGATTGAGGCGTTCGAACGGATCGGGTGGTGCGTCACGGGCGTTCACGTTGCGCCAGCGTCAATCGACGAGGAATGTCGAAGCGTCGCTTGCCGTGATACATCCTGCGGCGCTGGGGGCTCGCCTGCGGCTCGACCCCAGCCACCCGTCGAACTCCGTGACATCGCGCGCGTTGATCGCTCCAGCCACGACGATCATCCCCGAGCTCGGCTCGGGGCTCGCCTGGCGATAAATGAGGGGCTGTTGTGCCCATTGTGTCCCACCGGACGCAGCCGGCGGGCTTTCGTGACCCCTGGCATCCTCACCGCTCACCGCGCTAATGCAGCTGCGTCGTCGCCTCGGCGAGCTCAGTGACGGTGATCTCCGAGAACCAGGTGGTGCCGTTCTCGGAGGAGAGCCGGAATTCCGGCAGCTCTTCCGGCTCCCGCAGTCGCACAGCTCCCACCGGCCGTTCGTTCGCTGAGACGAACCAGCCGCCCGGCTGCCGCTCCAGCACGAACGCCACCAGCCCGGAGTCGTTTGACCAGGGAACGGTCGCTCCCAGAGCCATGAACTCGCCCCGATCGCGCTCGCGGTAGCCGATTGTGATGCCGTCCTTGTCGTGCCGGACCACGTATCTCAAACCGTTGCGGCCCGGGACGGCTTCCATGCCGAAGTGGACCTCGGCGGCGACGTCCTCAGAGCGACGCTCGGTAAAGACCACCAGCCGGTAGTATTCGAGCGGGGCAGCCCGGCCCCCTTCCGCCTTGAAGAGCGTGCGGCCGATCAGTCCATCGGTTCCCTCCAGCACGGCCTGCTGGGGGATCGCGATCCAGTTCCCGCCGACCGGCAGCCAGTTGTTCGTATTCACTCCGTTGAAGAGCAGGGCACTGGCACCCAGGTCCGTCATTGTTGTCGCGACGGGAACTGGCTCGGTCGTCGCCTGCCAGGGGCGGAGGTAGATCAGAGTCGCGGCGGTCAGTGCAATCAAAGTTGCCGTAGCCCATACGATTAGACCGCTCTTCTTGCCTTGCGATCCCGTTGCCGGCACATGCGGTTCCGTGAGCAGCGATCCA
This region includes:
- a CDS encoding DUF6800 family protein; the encoded protein is MGRIERSRELARRRTRRAKLKQLRAKYAAAKGEAEKTQILEKARRVSPFVEL
- a CDS encoding NYN domain-containing protein: MARDLLIDGYNLMHAVGLARRRYGPGDLERCRDRLLKWLARNLSERERLRATIVFDAKEVHAGQSLAGHFRGMTVWFAAKEAEADDLIEELIETHSSPRQLLVVSGDRRLQRAARRRRAKAVDSERFHAELTIRAEVEEEVSRRPDPKRDAAISESEMAAWLAAFGDVRPDEIRKEVERERSRARPAAVPKPSAPAPPPGNSQPSASPRPLSRRPLKVRPAPSQHNGSDDASREKTASEPLAGDEVDFWEQRIADLFDEEGPAT
- a CDS encoding arylsulfatase, producing MPTNDLSLKLLLAACCLGLLFSPPALAQDRDDSPPNIVYIMADDLGYGALGCYGQTKINTPHIDRMAAEGMRFTQCYAGSHVCQPSRSVLMTGLHTGHTPVRANDIQQFLRPQDTTVAKLLQERGYATGGFGKWGLGFEGTPGQPNLQGFDEFFGQYLQVHAHFYYPYWLNHNDGKHMLPGNEGGKREQYVQDVIHEQAIEFIRENHDGPFFAYMPYIIPHVELVVPEESEEPYRGKFPKISIQDPRSGYIGSEDGLTTLAGMISRLDAQVGEVLDLLVELGIDDNTIVIFTSDNGAQSGGKDKGWTKMTDFFEANGPLRGYKGTFYEGGLRVPFVARWPGKIPAGTTSDHVCGFWDMLPTFCDLAGIDPPAETDGISIAPTLTGSGIQREHVGIYWEYARRNGIGRAARMGDWKAVQANPNGPVELYDLSTDIGERWNVADRNPAIVRQITAFMDGAHTAPREITTDFERTSVNDYVR
- the aroC gene encoding chorismate synthase, encoding MAGNSFGQAFRITTAGESHGPGNVVIIDGVPAGLPLTVEDLRVDLERRRPGQSKIVTQRKEADEPEILSGVFEGRTTGTSLAILIRNTDQRSRDYSDIKDLYRPGHADYSFDAKYGFRDYRGGGRSSARETSVRVAAGVVAKKLIEQEFGGRVVAYVCQVGDVKANVESPQAVTLEQVEKRPDGEPNIVRCPDLEAADRMIELIDECRKAGDSIGGAAEIVATGIPAGLGEPVFDKIKADLAKALFSLPAVLGVEYGIGFGCVRMRGSEHNDVFTADAEQGEIRTETNRHGGMLGGITTGMPIVLRAAVKPTSSLPQEQKTVRQSGEEATIRTKGRHDPCVLPRFVPMAEAMVAIVLADHWLRWRGQCGTLTAARSNEAAGQ